In one window of Helianthus annuus cultivar XRQ/B chromosome 17, HanXRQr2.0-SUNRISE, whole genome shotgun sequence DNA:
- the LOC110924150 gene encoding histone-lysine N-methyltransferase 2D-like, whose protein sequence is MRGRGRGQGAYAAPNDHEVGPSYRRTPSGSHNTDTQNLWRSFTEPARHSVSLSTSPSIPHSFGPQSENEPHNSHQSYIPLQGHQSPFDHPSPVFQGLYNLADYLDVPMGFNPLGPEDHFPGDNAMDVDEDTDPSMPPSGTPNHPIEISDGSPFVGSPYNGPDSFEEKFRQHDWVFTPSYHNSPLHQPQHSSPLYPQQQQPQQQQNPSGDSRLVAVTPPPPPPPVLPPPPPRRRRTNARISTRGGIRIGTPPHSGSSRYSPLHEEPEMGESSHPVSEVTSAPIAPPPPQDFGNPIPAYTSAAAYNPFEETFPPGYNFTEDPY, encoded by the coding sequence atgagaggaagaggaaggggacaagGAGCATATGCAGCCCCAAACGACCATGAAGTCGGACCCTCGTACAGGCGAACACCTTCAGGCTCCCATAACACAGATACTCAAAATCTGTGGAGGTCTTTTACTGAACCCGCAAGGCACTCGGtttcactgagtacctcaccctCTATCCCACACTCCTTTGGGCCTCAatcagaaaatgagccccacaactctcACCAGTCCTATATTCCTCTCCAAGGACACCAATCACCCTTTGACCACCCATCACCTGTTTTCCAAGGCCTGTACAACCTTGCTGACTATCTTGATGTGCctatgggttttaacccactcggaccAGAAGACCATTTTCCTGGTGACAATGCGATGGACGTCGATGAAGATACCGATCCCTCAATGCCACCATCTGGAACTCCGAACCACCCtatcgagatttctgatgggtcacCTTTTGTGGGATCACCATACAATGGTCCCGACAGCTTTGAGGAGAAATTCAGGCAGCATGACTGGGTAtttacccctagttaccataactctccccTGCACCAGCCGCAACACAGCTCTCCCTTGTACccccagcaacagcagccacaacagcagcagaATCCTTCTGGGGATTCCCGACTTGTCGCGGTCactccaccgccgccaccacctccggttttgcctcccCCGCCTCCGAGGCGGAGACGAACGAACGCACGGATTTCCACACGAGGGGGAAtacgcatcggcacccctccacattcaggtagcagccgatACTCGCCACTTCACGAAGaaccagagatgggagaatcttcaCATCCCGTCTCAGAAGTAACTTCTGCACCAatcgcgccaccaccaccacaggatttcggaaacccaatccctgcttataCTAGCGCGGCAGCATATAATCCCTTCGAGGAGACGTTTCCCCCAGGTTATAACTTTACAGAGGATCCCTACTAG